The segment CTTGACttacaatttttggttttttacaattttaacaaatatattttagcctCAATATTTTCAGATACAAGGGAgctaaattccaattttacctaCAAGGCTATTTTAGAGACAAGACCAATAtatcatataattttcaaatgttaattaggaaaataaatatcttggtggaatgagaaaatttttttagaatcagttttaaaaattgttttaatactGATCGAATATGTGCTatcttgttaaaatttttacattttatcttGAGCTTtgatttgctatttaaaatcttaaaaatggaaattcaattatcaGTTTATACTTCAGGTTGAttgaaaaacgtttaaaaaattcgattaaaaaaaatgctgaagaTAATCTCAGTAACTTTtaagtataataaaaaaattacacgaCCTGTAATCATCAGACTGGGCTAGTTCCGTGATGTCGCTGACGATCATTATATAAGCCTTCTGCCCTGTTGGTGGCATCAGGCTGTGTCTGATCAGCCAGTCCTTGTCTTCCTGGTCCCCGGAGTACCTGAACAGCTCTGGGTGTTTGATGTACAGCCGGCCTCGTGTAGGTCCAAAGCCCATTGCCTTGTTTGCCCTTGACAATATTTGAGGAAATTGTGATCTAATGAGCAAATATATTACAAAcctcgatcccatgacaaagagcGATTCCTTGTTTATTCTTTCTGGATCCCACTTAGGCGCTTCTCGGCGTATATTGTCCGGCTTGGCCAACCTTTGCGCTCCGCTTTTGACCTTTTTCTTACAAATAGTTTTGCTGGCTTCCGGCTGGGTTTCGTAATCCTTATTATCGCCAAAGTTTGAGGCCTAAAAATTAGAACCAATATATAActttcacataaaaaataagttttttacattttgactGTTTCtggctttttcaaaatttgcgtTTTGCCGTCCGTTAGATTCTGTCTTATTTGGCATGTACATCTGCTTTGCTTCCTCCAAAATCGCCCGGCACACTCGTTTCACGTGTTCATCAGACACTGCCTGATTCCCCAAATTGGCTGTTAAATTGGCTAAGGCAGGTTCGAagaatttctgaaatttataataaggAACAAACTGTGTGTAGCGTACATTcgatttaagaaaaattcacaTCAATATAGCGTTTGATGACGAGATCCAATTCTCGATTAACACAGCTCTGGATGTTTTGCCTCAGTAAATTAAGCGATTGAGCGACAGCCACCGACTCCTTGCTCACCGAGCTTGACGCATTGCTTTTATGCAGTCTGCCGATGGGCATATTTTTCAGGTTCTCCTTGCGCAtgttaaatgtatttttctaaaatgaaataaatttaactggacgaaattttaacattcaatCAGGTCTTGCCCATTCAACTAGCTGTGGAGGCTgctgttgaatattttgtctCGGCGGCTGCAAAATGTGGTAACTTTGATTCTGATGATAAGTGGGCAAAGAAAATTCCCTAATTTGCTGCTGCGAATGCTGCTGGACTTCCGAATTCGATGGCCATGGTAACTGATTTCTTTGCACTACcataatctgaaaaaaatcgtaattaaataataacgcGAAAATATACAatcaattgataaaaaataaagaataattgaaatttaggcAGTGATACTTTCATACACTAATAGAAGTATTTTTTACTAGACATTTCTTCAAGCGTAttggcttaaaataaatttagaagcTAGCTTTAATGGGAATTTTGTAAATGGGAATTTTGTAACTGCGTTTCACCATTTTCTCTGAGatcatcgatatttttaattcaaaattttctgataatttaAGAAAGGTATGAAAATTTGCCcttgcagttttaattttttttctattttgtgtTGGATTATagtgcatttaaatttcaaacttaaaagtCGGCATTCTCACCTTGTTTAAGAAGCAAACACACAAGCAAATTTTGTTCGTTTTCTTGTATTACGTTATGTTTTCCCTGAGATAGACTGAAACGTTTTAAAAGGAGCAGATGGCGCGAATGCAAGTCGCCGTTAGAGAAAGGGGCGACTCAAACCTGTTCTATCCTTCACGCGACCCCTTCCACACATGATTGGCCGCTCACACCCCTTAAGAAAATCTCATATTCGCAATTTCAATTAAGTCTTGCGATTAACTAGcatatttaaatctatttctatgggttaaaaaatcaacaggttgaagaataaaatatcacttttctCATCATAGTTTCTATGTAATTCGgccataaatatataatacaaGTTGGAATCGTTACAAATTGGTCTTTTCCCCAATTGACATACAGTTAGCGAGCGCAGAACAGTCATTTTCCGCTTTCTAGAAGTCAAAAACAAAGTTCTTTGGCTAGACAGAAGAGTGCATCTGAGGCATGGGAACTCCACCTGGATGTTCAGGACTGTGTTTCTGCTTCTTGCGCTTCTTCtcctttttcctcttcttgCGTTCCTTGTCCTCGTCATGTCTCTTCTGCTTCTTGTGCTTCTTCTCGTGCGTTTCCTGCGCGGTCTCGGCAAGGCTTGGCTCCTGGCTCGGAGTGTCTCCTGCCTTGTGCTTgtgctttttgtgtttactcTTGTGCTTCTTCTGGGGCGCTTGGTACATCGACCGGTATTGTTCAGGtaactgaaagaaaaataaattgaaagtttaattCAATGAAGCTACAAGACTTCTATTATATTCCGTTCTACAGGGAAGAGAGACTTTGGCCTCTTAATGAGGCTAGAATTAGGAACTTATTTCGCATCTGTCTGGTTTTTGccagcttttttaataaattcccttttaaccaaaaacaaaaaactaaataattcaACAAGTTCAAGCTTAAAACGGACTGAAAGTAAACCTGATCAAAGCTTTCCGCATTTTTAGGGAACTCACAAAGTGGTCTTTAAGCTAAaagaacataaataaattataataactccaaaaaaatctttaaatctgaaaatatattaaaaccttgacattgttttttaattttttaataaatattgaaaaaagtgcggaaaatttttaagaccAGTTTTAACTTCTTAGACTTAACAATTAATTCTCATTTATGCTtgaacaaaaaagcaaaagtttgGTTAGATACAATTTGAACCACTGTTTTGTTTCTTCCCACAGAGTTTTCCAGAATAATTGTCTTAATTGTTCAATCCTTGAAATTTCGATAATCTGAATTTATACTTAACTCTCTTTTaagtaacaaataaaaagtgaaactgcaggttacaaattatttacttaacaaatgagtaataaatgttttagaCCTTCCAAATATTCGCTGGTTGGTCAGTTGATTGAAAATTCCAGCTAATAATCACAATTTGTTTTCAGAAAAGCattgatttcttttaattattttaaataaaaatatttaacttgtgatttttttataaattttgcccCTAAGACTAAAATATAATCAGCGACTCTTTTGACAAAAAAGAGCAGCCctgatagttaaaaaaaaatcttaccgGTCCTGCATGAAGTCTAAATCCAGCTAATTGTACACTAGAGAGGGGAAGAAGTTCCTTGCCACCGATTGGtggtttttcaattaatgacCTAAGAGAACTGAAAGAACATTCATTAAATATCATTCACccggttaaaattttaaaatttacctatTGTCAGCGCTGCCAGGAGTGTCGATCATCCCAGGCAGGGTCGGCAGGAAACTGGAGAGAGTTTCCTTCAGTTTTTTCACACTAAACCTAACATATGAGTGTTCTAATCCATAATGTGACATTAAGTTGGTTGCTCCAGTTATTTCACTCTCtcctgaaacaaaaacaagaatttgaGAATTGCCAAATAGGCCAGaaactagaaatttaaacaacagtAATGCCAGACTGCACCTTTTGGTGCAGAGGAATCAATGAAATTCTAAAGATTCAACAttacaaaaatgcaaacactGCAAATCTCAAGCaccataataaaaattatacaaagtCCAATTTCTTTCCATAtaactagaaaattttaagcatttcaGCTCTGCAGTAAATTAAGTTTAtcctgcttttttaatttatgcatatAACCTCTCATCAAAAAGGTcgtgggatttttttaagtacatAAAATACAAGTTAGGTTGAAGGTTGGCGAGAACTGATATCATATTTTGGTAAAGCTTTCGtttattatcaaatttcaagCTTTCAaggaagtaaataaaatattttcgcaccAGGTGGTTCCTTCATCAAGTAGAAAGGGCCACTGTGGACGATGGATGGGTTTTTGCCGAGCGAAATAGTTGTTTTAAGGGTGCCCGTCGAGTCCTGCCTGGACACGACGGGGGACCGGGAGCCCCTCGGCGACGACTTGGGCGAGTACGGCTCCACCTTCCTGAACTGGTCGTTCATCATTATGTCCGATCAGACGAAGAGCAGGGTCGTCCGAAATCGAGAATCCAGCGATGGAATGTTTAATCTTGCCTACGTGAGAAGAAAGCTTCCACCGCTGCCACCAAAAACCAAAACACTAAATCAGCTGTTGCTATCGAGTGCCGTGTCCCTGCTAGTGGCGCTGCTGCagtgctgctgttgctgtgtGACTTGTTTGCCGACAAACAGCGCCAAAACCACGTTCACCTCGCTCCTCACGCTCACGTGAAAGAGAAACACAGAAAAATGCGGATATGATGGTGTGAAGATTTTTATCAACCATTaatgacaattattttaaagacaaGTGTATAATATTAATGAGCATACATAAATAAGTTTAAAGCTAAGGGGTAAACGGAAAACCTTATTAATTTCtctattatataatttttatgtttgttatttttatattttggaaatttttaatggcaaAGAATAATATGGAGATCCTAAAACT is part of the Cloeon dipterum chromosome 1, ieCloDipt1.1, whole genome shotgun sequence genome and harbors:
- the LOC135940867 gene encoding deoxynucleotidyltransferase terminal-interacting protein 1 isoform X2: MRKENLKNMPIGRLHKSNASSSVSKESVAVAQSLNLLRQNIQSCVNRELDLVIKRYIDKFFEPALANLTANLGNQAVSDEHVKRVCRAILEEAKQMYMPNKTESNGRQNANFEKARNSQNASNFGDNKDYETQPEASKTICKKKVKSGAQRLAKPDNIRREAPKWDPERINKESLFVMGSRANKAMGFGPTRGRLYIKHPELFRYSGDQEDKDWLIRHSLMPPTGQKAYIMIVSDITELAQSDDYRESQTLMLHELKGFEAPDFMLQKIKNFMQHMRTDLPGGHRRYKRSIAGPSEPPEPEQPIQPSTSYQLNNYPPNMVAEKNNYFNGSTIAPIYQTMNTVDTSYFSQLQTLDGNAQQHQEPMQFYSMPVNNATAVQYTNYSVWNNDNVGNPTTNCGNTLQ
- the LOC135940867 gene encoding deoxynucleotidyltransferase terminal-interacting protein 1 isoform X1 — encoded protein: MRKENLKNMPIGRLHKSNASSSVSKESVAVAQSLNLLRQNIQSCVNRELDLVIKRYIDKFFEPALANLTANLGNQAVSDEHVKRVCRAILEEAKQMYMPNKTESNGRQNANFEKARNSQNASNFGDNKDYETQPEASKTICKKKVKSGAQRLAKPDNIRREAPKWDPERINKESLFVMGSRFVIYLLIRSQFPQILSRANKAMGFGPTRGRLYIKHPELFRYSGDQEDKDWLIRHSLMPPTGQKAYIMIVSDITELAQSDDYRESQTLMLHELKGFEAPDFMLQKIKNFMQHMRTDLPGGHRRYKRSIAGPSEPPEPEQPIQPSTSYQLNNYPPNMVAEKNNYFNGSTIAPIYQTMNTVDTSYFSQLQTLDGNAQQHQEPMQFYSMPVNNATAVQYTNYSVWNNDNVGNPTTNCGNTLQ
- the MED19 gene encoding mediator of RNA polymerase II transcription subunit 19 — encoded protein: MMNDQFRKVEPYSPKSSPRGSRSPVVSRQDSTGTLKTTISLGKNPSIVHSGPFYLMKEPPGESEITGATNLMSHYGLEHSYVRFSVKKLKETLSSFLPTLPGMIDTPGSADNSSLRSLIEKPPIGGKELLPLSSVQLAGFRLHAGPLPEQYRSMYQAPQKKHKSKHKKHKHKAGDTPSQEPSLAETAQETHEKKHKKQKRHDEDKERKKRKKEKKRKKQKHSPEHPGGVPMPQMHSSV